In the genome of Candidatus Nanopelagicales bacterium, one region contains:
- a CDS encoding shikimate kinase, which yields MTPARPRRLLLVGLMGSGKSSVGVAVAERTGWSLLDNDVLLRAEAGGDAAELEREQGVEALHRAEARVVDLILSAPEPCVATLPASAADDRDLPERLRRAGVVVWLRATPSTLARRTTTGPRRPLLPLDPGARAELLAAQVRARADVLAAAADVVLDVEGRDPGELAAAALAAMAG from the coding sequence ATGACGCCCGCCCGCCCCCGCCGGCTGCTCCTCGTGGGCCTGATGGGGTCGGGCAAGTCGTCGGTGGGGGTCGCGGTCGCGGAACGGACCGGATGGTCGCTGCTCGACAACGACGTCCTGCTGCGGGCCGAGGCCGGCGGCGACGCGGCGGAACTGGAGCGCGAGCAGGGCGTGGAGGCCCTGCACCGCGCCGAGGCGCGGGTCGTCGACCTGATCCTGTCGGCGCCCGAGCCCTGCGTGGCGACGCTGCCCGCCAGCGCCGCGGACGACCGCGACCTGCCCGAGCGGCTGAGGCGGGCCGGCGTGGTCGTCTGGCTGCGCGCGACGCCGTCGACCCTGGCCCGCAGGACCACCACCGGCCCGCGGAGACCGCTGCTGCCCTTGGATCCGGGGGCCCGGGCGGAGCTCCTCGCGGCGCAGGTGCGGGCCCGGGCGGACGTCCTGGCCGCGGCCGCCGACGTCGTCCTCGACGTCGAGGGCCGCGACCCCGGCGAACTCGCCGCGGCGGCCCTGGCAGCGATGGCAGGCTGA
- a CDS encoding SulP family inorganic anion transporter: MTVLSGVGLGRYVPIVRWLPRYQWSWLPKDLLAGLVVASVAIPIALGYAGVADAPVQVGLYALPGALLAYAIFGSSRQLSVGPSSTVALMSGSVVFGLVGSGSPAEAAALSAALALACGLILMLAGTVRLGWITDFMSKPVITGFTFGLALTVIVGELPHILGLPKEPNQFVPRLWATVQQLGETNPVTLGIGLFCLAVLIAGHRLAPRWPWALTLMVAGIALAPVLDLQSHDVEVIGPVPQGLPPLGVPQVDPSDLPTIALGGVALALVAVGEGLSAARLFAARGGYRISADQEFVGVGAANVAAGFSGGLSVCGSLSRTASAVSAGARSQISALAAMVAVLVVLVAFTDLLADLPRVVLSAVVVMSVWFLIAPRTMTRYRKVRRNDYVGAWTGLLGVVLLGPLYGLLAAVGISLLGLVYRSSKVRVDPLGRIPHERAGWGSLRGHPERRPVPGILVLRLDAPLFWVNCEDAHGLILAELDGAPGTRAVVLDLEATGQLDTTAVDVLHTLLVELRGMEVELVLARVLSRAELVMEKAGFVGLLGPDRIWHSISQAVAAACRLTGVPDEDAEDVPS, from the coding sequence ATGACCGTGCTGTCGGGGGTCGGGCTCGGCCGCTACGTGCCGATCGTGCGCTGGCTGCCCCGCTACCAGTGGTCGTGGCTTCCCAAGGACCTGCTGGCCGGCCTCGTGGTGGCCTCGGTGGCCATCCCGATCGCGTTGGGCTATGCGGGGGTGGCGGACGCCCCGGTGCAGGTCGGCCTCTATGCCCTGCCCGGTGCGCTGCTGGCGTACGCCATCTTCGGCTCCTCCCGGCAGCTGTCGGTGGGCCCGTCCTCGACCGTCGCGCTGATGTCCGGATCGGTGGTGTTCGGCCTGGTCGGGTCCGGCAGCCCCGCCGAGGCGGCGGCGTTGTCCGCGGCGCTGGCGCTGGCGTGCGGGCTGATCCTGATGCTGGCGGGCACGGTCCGCCTGGGGTGGATCACCGACTTCATGTCCAAGCCGGTCATCACCGGCTTCACCTTCGGCCTCGCGCTCACCGTGATCGTGGGCGAGCTGCCGCACATCCTGGGCCTGCCCAAGGAGCCGAACCAGTTCGTGCCGCGCCTGTGGGCCACGGTGCAGCAGCTCGGCGAGACGAACCCGGTAACGCTCGGGATCGGGCTGTTCTGTCTGGCCGTCCTCATCGCCGGCCACCGGCTGGCGCCGCGCTGGCCGTGGGCGCTCACGCTGATGGTGGCGGGCATCGCGCTGGCGCCGGTGCTCGACCTGCAGTCGCACGACGTCGAGGTCATCGGGCCGGTGCCGCAGGGACTCCCGCCGCTGGGCGTGCCCCAGGTCGACCCCTCCGACCTGCCGACGATCGCGCTCGGCGGGGTGGCCCTGGCCCTCGTCGCCGTGGGGGAGGGCCTGTCGGCTGCCCGGCTGTTCGCGGCGCGCGGCGGATACCGGATCAGCGCCGACCAGGAGTTCGTCGGGGTGGGCGCGGCCAACGTCGCCGCCGGCTTCTCGGGCGGACTGTCCGTGTGCGGCAGCCTCAGCAGGACGGCATCCGCCGTGTCGGCGGGCGCCCGCAGCCAGATCTCGGCCCTCGCGGCCATGGTCGCGGTGCTGGTGGTCCTGGTCGCCTTCACCGACCTGCTCGCCGACCTACCCCGGGTCGTGCTGTCCGCCGTGGTCGTGATGAGCGTGTGGTTCCTGATCGCGCCGCGGACGATGACCCGCTATCGGAAGGTGCGGCGTAACGACTACGTCGGGGCGTGGACGGGGCTGCTGGGCGTGGTCCTGCTCGGCCCGCTGTACGGCCTGCTCGCCGCGGTCGGGATCTCGTTGCTGGGCCTGGTGTACCGGTCCAGCAAGGTGCGCGTCGACCCGCTGGGCCGGATCCCGCACGAGCGGGCCGGGTGGGGGTCGCTGCGGGGGCACCCGGAGCGACGTCCGGTCCCGGGCATCCTGGTGCTGCGGCTGGATGCCCCGCTGTTCTGGGTGAACTGCGAGGACGCCCACGGGCTGATCCTGGCCGAGCTGGACGGGGCGCCGGGCACCCGCGCGGTCGTGCTCGACCTCGAAGCCACGGGGCAGCTCGACACCACCGCGGTGGACGTCCTGCACACGCTCCTGGTCGAGCTGCGCGGGATGGAGGTCGAACTCGTGCTCGCCCGTGTCCTCAGCCGGGCCGAGCTGGTGATGGAGAAGGCCGGGTTCGTGGGGCTGCTCGGTCCGGACCGGATCTGGCACAGCATCAGCCAGGCGGTGGCCGCGGCCTGCCGCCTGACTGGCGTGCCGGACGAGGACGCGGAGGACGTCCCCTCATGA